In Vitis vinifera cultivar Pinot Noir 40024 chromosome 11, ASM3070453v1, a genomic segment contains:
- the LOC100249240 gene encoding MAPK kinase substrate protein At1g80180 encodes MAGLQRSEISFRRQGSSGSVWDDKFLAGALNQAKQNDQEEEQKAEAGEAKLSQSPAPISVMERSRSNGGQAYKTVKVAPAIDPPSPRVSGCGLCGVFGKPVKSHHRPKRGKRKS; translated from the coding sequence atgGCTGGTTTGCAAAGGTCTGAAATATCATTTAGGAGGCAAGGCTCATCAGGCTCGGTATGGGATGACAAGTTCTTAGCAGGAGCCTTGAACCAGGCGAAGCAAAATgatcaagaagaagaacaaaaggCTGAGGCCGGAGAGGCAAAGCTTTCACAAAGCCCTGCACCCATCAGTGTGATGGAACGCAGTCGATCTAATGGAGGACAAGCATATAAAACAGTCAAGGTTGCACCAGCCATCGACCCACCTTCCCCTAGGGTCTCTGGCTGTGGTCTCTGTGGTGTTTTTGGGAAACCGGTCAAGTCCCACCACCGCCCCAAACGGGGTAAGCGTAAATCATAA
- the LOC100259374 gene encoding uncharacterized protein LOC100259374: protein MGSHVKKERGLLCVYSSGEGEKKSEERLSVKKQVGWSWGLRKSKTCRENAQYGGERVVEGGGGVVVEARKSVSCIETNVSSVAAFLQVKVLVTDMPGFMQVHAFRCARRTFDSLEKFSSKHMAYNIKKEFDKVYGPAWHCIVGSSFGSFVTHSTGGFLYFSMEKLFILVFKTKVQRALDSV, encoded by the exons ATGGGCAGCCATGTGAAGAAAGAGAGAGGACTCCTATGTGTTTATAGCTCCGGCGAGGGGGAGAAGAAGTCCGAGGAAAGGTTGAGTGTTAAGAAGCAGGTTGGCTGGAGTTGGGGGCTGAGGAAATCAAAAACTTGTCGAGAAAATGCTCAGTATGGTGGAGAGAGGGTGGTGGAGGGAGGAGGAGGGGTGGTGGTGGAGGCGAGGAAGTCAGTGTCATGCATAGAGACGAATGTGTCGTCGGTGGCGGCATTTCTTCAAGTGAAGGTGTTGGTGACGGACATGCCTGGATTCATGCAGGTGCATGCTTTTAGGTGTGCTCGCCGGACTTTTGATAGCTTGGAGAAGTTCAGCTCTAAACACATGGCTTATAACATCAAGAAG GAGTTTGATAAGGTGTATGGGCCGGCCTGGCATTGCATCGTGGGCTCAAGTTTTGGCTCGTTCGTGACCCATTCCACGGGAGGTTTCCTTTACTTTTCAATggagaaattatttattttagtattcAAAACCAAAGTTCAAAGAGCTTTGGATTCAGTctaa